A portion of the Liberibacter crescens BT-1 genome contains these proteins:
- the infC gene encoding translation initiation factor IF-3 produces the protein MRRIFRADPYAKDGPRVNKAIRVPKVQLINADGHNMGEVSTSDALRMAEEAGLDLMEISSNTNPPVCKILDLGKLKYSNQKKAAEARKKQKIIEVKEIKMRPNIDTHDYEVKMKAMRRFFEDGHKVKLTLKFRGREMAHQDLGMKLFMKIKDQIQDVAKVETDPKLEGRQVMMVLAPR, from the coding sequence ATTCGCAGGATATTTAGGGCGGATCCATATGCAAAAGATGGACCACGTGTGAATAAGGCAATACGTGTGCCAAAAGTCCAACTGATAAATGCTGATGGACACAATATGGGGGAAGTAAGTACTAGTGACGCTTTACGTATGGCGGAAGAGGCTGGGCTTGATCTTATGGAGATTTCATCAAATACCAATCCTCCTGTTTGTAAAATATTGGATTTAGGTAAGTTAAAATATTCAAATCAAAAGAAGGCAGCAGAGGCAAGAAAAAAGCAGAAAATTATAGAAGTTAAAGAAATAAAGATGCGTCCTAACATTGATACTCATGATTATGAGGTCAAGATGAAGGCTATGAGAAGATTCTTTGAAGATGGTCATAAGGTAAAGCTGACTCTTAAATTTCGTGGGCGTGAAATGGCACATCAAGATCTTGGAATGAAGCTTTTTATGAAAATTAAAGATCAAATACAGGATGTAGCCAAAGTTGAAACTGATCCTAAACTTGAAGGTCGTCAAGTGATGATGGTTTTGGCTCCAAGGTAA
- the rpmI gene encoding 50S ribosomal protein L35, which translates to MPKMKTNSSAKKRFKITASGKVKAQAAGKRHGMIKRSNKFIREARGTMVLSNYDAKKVIMHYLPNGL; encoded by the coding sequence ATGCCTAAAATGAAAACAAATTCTTCTGCTAAGAAACGGTTTAAAATTACTGCTAGTGGGAAAGTAAAGGCACAAGCAGCAGGGAAGCGTCATGGAATGATAAAAAGATCCAATAAGTTTATTCGTGAGGCACGTGGCACTATGGTTCTTTCTAATTATGATGCAAAGAAAGTGATAATGCATTATCTTCCAAATGGTCTCTGA
- the rplT gene encoding 50S ribosomal protein L20 encodes MTRVKRGVTTNAKHKKVLKLAKGFYGRRKNTIRAAKAAVDRAMQYAYCHRKLRKRDFRSLWIQRINAAVRFYGLTYSRFMNGLNKADIKIDRKILSDMAISQPEAFHKIVDIAISKLPSLDKES; translated from the coding sequence ATGACTCGTGTGAAGAGAGGCGTTACTACTAACGCTAAGCATAAGAAGGTTTTAAAGTTAGCAAAGGGTTTTTATGGTCGTCGTAAAAATACAATACGTGCCGCAAAAGCTGCTGTAGATCGTGCTATGCAATATGCTTATTGTCATCGTAAGCTTAGGAAAAGAGATTTCAGGTCTCTTTGGATACAAAGGATTAATGCCGCTGTACGTTTTTATGGATTGACATATTCTAGATTTATGAATGGCTTGAATAAAGCAGATATTAAAATTGATCGTAAGATTTTATCTGATATGGCAATTAGTCAACCAGAAGCTTTCCATAAGATTGTTGACATTGCTATTAGTAAATTACCCTCTCTTGATAAAGAATCTTGA
- the pheS gene encoding phenylalanine--tRNA ligase subunit alpha codes for MDDFSELRIHLLDSISSSNNEDELDAVRVAAFGKNGSFNILLKQLKELDLDTMKLQGAAFNKLKDEISEAISLRKTVIRNKALELRLASEVVDVTLPVRSSSVKRGRIHPITQVLDEVTAIFYDMGFVLAEGPDIETNYYNFTALNFPEDHPARDMHDTFFLSQVSEGGERKVLRTHTSPVQIRVMEKQSLPIRIIVPGRTYRRDSDATHSPMFHQVEGLVVDKIANVANLRWVLETFCASFFEVPSVKMRFRPSFFPFTEPSFEVDIQCSHFNGVIRFDEGTKWMEILGCGMVHPKVLQGVGIDSDVYQGFAWGIGLERITMLKYGMPDMRDFFSSDVRWINHYGFSPIDMPTLFAGLSS; via the coding sequence ATGGATGACTTTAGTGAATTAAGAATACACCTTCTTGATTCTATTTCTTCTTCTAATAATGAGGATGAGCTTGATGCTGTTCGTGTTGCAGCATTTGGCAAGAATGGTTCTTTTAACATATTGCTAAAGCAACTTAAGGAATTAGATTTAGATACAATGAAGCTTCAAGGTGCTGCTTTCAATAAACTGAAAGATGAGATTTCTGAAGCTATTTCCCTTCGTAAGACTGTAATAAGAAATAAGGCTCTAGAGCTGCGTTTGGCTTCTGAAGTCGTTGATGTAACATTACCAGTTCGTTCGTCCTCTGTAAAACGTGGTCGGATTCATCCAATTACACAGGTTTTAGATGAGGTAACAGCTATTTTTTATGATATGGGTTTTGTCTTGGCAGAAGGACCTGATATTGAGACAAATTATTATAATTTTACCGCTTTGAATTTTCCAGAAGATCATCCTGCACGTGATATGCATGATACTTTTTTTCTCTCTCAAGTTTCGGAGGGAGGAGAGCGTAAGGTTTTGCGTACGCATACTTCACCTGTACAGATCCGTGTTATGGAAAAGCAGTCACTGCCAATAAGAATTATTGTTCCTGGTAGAACATATCGTCGAGATTCTGATGCTACACATTCTCCTATGTTTCATCAAGTTGAAGGTCTTGTTGTTGATAAAATAGCCAATGTAGCAAACCTTCGTTGGGTTTTAGAAACTTTTTGTGCCTCTTTCTTTGAAGTTCCATCAGTAAAGATGCGTTTTCGTCCATCCTTTTTCCCTTTTACAGAGCCTTCATTTGAAGTAGATATTCAGTGCAGTCATTTTAATGGTGTTATAAGATTCGATGAAGGAACGAAATGGATGGAAATACTCGGTTGTGGTATGGTTCATCCTAAGGTTTTACAAGGTGTTGGTATAGATTCTGATGTATATCAAGGATTTGCTTGGGGAATAGGTCTTGAGCGTATAACCATGCTAAAGTATGGTATGCCGGATATGCGTGATTTTTTCAGCTCTGATGTTCGTTGGATAAACCATTATGGTTTTTCTCCGATTGATATGCCAACGCTTTTTGCGGGGTTAAGTTCATAA
- the pheT gene encoding phenylalanine--tRNA ligase subunit beta, whose protein sequence is MKFTLSWLKNYLDTDAGLEQICDRLTSIGLEVENVDNRKIFSSLIIGQVLSCWKHPDADHLMVLKVDIGQELPVQVVCGALNVRIGMKGVWAPPGSDIPGLGIRIDVSKIRGVESCGMMCSEKELMLSDNHLGIIELSSDSPVGVCFGNYEDGLSDPIIEIALTPNRSDCAGVYGIARDLAASGLGILKERSVPSFLIFDNVMPLDVRFELDEPNFCQGFSMRLVRGVRNGPSPKWMRRRLDAIGVRPVNALVDIANYITFDQGYPVHIFDAAKLKGDLVIRRGRHNEKIKVLCDREYELSSDQVVIASDNGVAAIAGIISSMNSCCDDNTTDVLIESSLWNSLNIAHTGRSLGIMTDSRYRFERGVDPQDMIRALDQATEFIIELCEGKASPVIVKNFLMSKLRKIKFSVSEVMRLTGLSISHEESLAILKNLGFIIEISEEEEVLVSVPSWRLDIEGKADLVEEILRIYGVDKIFGKPLVQSQRVVHNALTLQQSRTRLAKRVLAMRAMMEVVTLSFIPKLDATLFRGESCEVELANPISKEMSHMRPSLLPGLLAAVGRNVDRAFTDVAIFEVSHLYENDLPEGQRCVASGVRRGSAVIGGSGRFWSEKENKNGKFVDVFDAKADALSVIEAFMSVSSIRIETNAPSWYHPGRSGLIKIGEKITLGHFGEFHPKTLEALGLSGNVCGFEIYLDSIPVSRKKNISTKPVLTLSPFQPIKRDFAFVVDKFVSSSSLVSSVMNSDRKLIIDVTVFDVFERENLGKGKKSVALEVTIQPLKKTLSEDDFNLLTQRIIDNVFKTTGALLRT, encoded by the coding sequence TTGAAGTTTACACTTTCTTGGTTAAAAAATTATCTTGATACTGATGCTGGTCTTGAACAGATCTGTGATCGTTTGACTTCTATTGGTCTTGAAGTTGAAAATGTCGATAATCGAAAAATTTTTTCATCTTTGATCATTGGACAGGTGTTATCGTGTTGGAAGCATCCTGATGCAGATCATCTTATGGTTTTAAAAGTAGATATAGGTCAAGAACTACCAGTTCAGGTGGTTTGTGGGGCTTTGAATGTTCGTATTGGTATGAAGGGCGTTTGGGCTCCTCCAGGAAGTGATATCCCAGGATTAGGAATTAGGATTGATGTAAGTAAAATTCGAGGTGTTGAAAGTTGTGGTATGATGTGTTCCGAAAAGGAACTTATGCTTTCTGATAATCATCTTGGTATTATAGAACTTTCTTCTGATTCTCCTGTAGGGGTATGTTTTGGTAATTATGAAGACGGTTTATCTGATCCAATCATTGAAATTGCTTTGACACCAAACCGATCAGATTGTGCAGGCGTTTATGGTATTGCTCGTGATCTTGCTGCTTCTGGCTTGGGGATTCTTAAAGAACGTTCTGTTCCATCTTTTTTAATCTTTGATAATGTAATGCCATTAGATGTTCGTTTTGAATTGGATGAACCTAATTTTTGTCAAGGGTTTTCTATGCGTCTCGTGCGGGGAGTTCGAAATGGTCCTTCACCGAAATGGATGCGTAGACGATTAGACGCTATAGGGGTGCGCCCTGTTAATGCTCTTGTGGATATTGCTAATTATATAACTTTTGATCAAGGTTATCCTGTGCATATTTTTGATGCTGCTAAACTAAAAGGGGATCTTGTTATACGTCGAGGGCGTCATAATGAAAAAATTAAGGTTCTTTGTGATCGTGAATACGAATTATCTTCTGATCAGGTGGTTATTGCTTCAGATAACGGTGTTGCGGCTATTGCAGGGATTATTAGTAGCATGAATTCTTGTTGTGATGACAACACTACAGATGTTCTTATAGAATCATCTTTATGGAATTCTTTGAATATAGCTCATACTGGTCGTTCTTTGGGTATCATGACAGATTCAAGGTATCGTTTTGAGAGAGGTGTTGATCCGCAAGATATGATCCGTGCTCTTGATCAAGCAACTGAGTTTATTATTGAATTATGTGAGGGAAAAGCTTCTCCAGTTATCGTTAAAAATTTTTTGATGTCTAAATTACGCAAGATTAAATTCTCGGTTTCAGAGGTAATGAGGCTGACAGGATTATCAATTTCTCATGAAGAGAGCCTTGCTATTTTGAAAAATCTTGGATTTATTATAGAGATTTCAGAAGAAGAAGAAGTTCTTGTTTCAGTTCCTTCTTGGCGTTTAGATATTGAAGGTAAGGCTGATTTGGTTGAGGAAATATTAAGAATTTATGGGGTTGATAAAATTTTTGGAAAGCCTCTTGTTCAGAGTCAGAGAGTTGTACATAACGCTTTAACCTTACAGCAAAGCAGAACTCGTTTGGCTAAACGAGTTCTGGCAATGAGAGCCATGATGGAAGTTGTGACTTTATCTTTTATACCTAAGCTAGATGCCACACTTTTTAGAGGTGAAAGTTGTGAGGTAGAGCTTGCGAATCCCATTTCTAAAGAGATGTCGCATATGAGACCTTCCTTACTTCCAGGTTTGTTGGCAGCTGTTGGTCGCAATGTTGATCGTGCTTTTACTGATGTTGCTATTTTTGAAGTATCTCATCTTTATGAAAATGATTTACCTGAAGGACAGCGATGTGTTGCCAGTGGTGTTAGAAGGGGAAGTGCAGTTATAGGTGGTTCTGGGCGGTTTTGGTCTGAAAAAGAAAATAAAAATGGTAAATTTGTAGATGTATTTGATGCTAAGGCAGATGCTTTATCTGTGATCGAGGCCTTTATGTCTGTCAGTTCTATTCGAATTGAAACAAATGCTCCTTCTTGGTATCATCCTGGACGTTCTGGTTTAATTAAGATAGGAGAAAAAATTACACTTGGTCATTTTGGTGAGTTTCATCCTAAAACTTTAGAAGCATTAGGCTTATCAGGAAACGTATGTGGTTTTGAAATTTATCTTGACTCTATTCCAGTCTCAAGGAAAAAGAATATTTCGACAAAACCGGTTTTAACTCTATCACCTTTTCAACCAATTAAGCGTGATTTTGCTTTTGTTGTAGATAAGTTTGTATCGAGTAGTTCATTAGTTAGCTCTGTGATGAATTCTGATCGTAAGCTTATTATAGATGTTACAGTCTTTGATGTATTTGAGAGAGAGAATCTTGGTAAGGGAAAAAAATCTGTTGCTCTTGAAGTAACGATACAGCCTTTGAAGAAGACATTGTCTGAAGATGATTTCAATTTATTAACACAGCGTATAATAGATAATGTTTTTAAAACGACAGGAGCGCTGTTGCGTACTTAA
- the lepA gene encoding translation elongation factor 4, which translates to MYKEQSPLSNIRNFSIVAHIDHGKSTLADRLIQYCGGLTEREMSEQVLDNMDIERERGITIKAQTVRLDYKGNDGKSYILNLIDTPGHVDFTYEVSRSLSACEGSLLVVDASQGVEAQTLANVYQAINNNHEIITVLNKVDLPAAEPDRVKKQITDVIGIDSEDSILISAKTGQGIPDVLEAIIQRLPAPLSPGGATSPLKALLIDSWYNSYLGVIVIARIIDGKLSKGQTIRMMGTGAKYQIERVGVLTPKMVDVETLYPGEIGFITASIKEVSDTRVGDTITDDRRPTALALPGFKPIQPVVFCGLFPVDSTHFENLRAAIGKLRLNDASFTFEMERSAALGFGFRCGFLGLLHLEIIQERLEREFNLDLIGTSPSVIYHLTMQDGSEIALGNPADMPDIVKIAEFKEPWIKVTIITPDEYLGSILKLCQDRRGIQIEISYIGNRIIISYELPLNEVVFDFYDRLKSLSKGYASFDYSLIDYRESDLVKLSILVNDEVIEALSLLVHRSVAEKRGRNICEKLKELIPQQMFQIAIQAAIGGRIIARETVKARRKDVTAKCYGGDATRKRKLLEKQKEGKKRMRRFGKVEIPQQAFTAVLKRTDE; encoded by the coding sequence ATGTATAAAGAACAAAGCCCCCTTTCAAACATACGCAACTTTTCTATTGTAGCCCATATTGATCATGGAAAGTCAACACTTGCAGATCGATTGATCCAATATTGTGGAGGACTTACTGAACGTGAAATGTCAGAACAAGTACTTGATAACATGGATATCGAACGCGAACGTGGTATTACCATAAAAGCACAAACTGTACGCCTTGATTATAAAGGAAATGATGGGAAAAGCTATATTCTCAATCTCATTGATACGCCTGGTCATGTGGATTTCACCTATGAAGTCTCTCGCTCGCTCTCCGCCTGTGAAGGATCTCTTCTTGTTGTAGATGCTAGCCAAGGTGTAGAAGCCCAAACACTTGCTAATGTTTATCAAGCCATTAACAATAACCATGAAATCATAACTGTATTAAACAAGGTTGATCTCCCTGCTGCGGAACCCGATCGTGTAAAAAAACAAATCACAGATGTAATAGGAATTGATTCAGAAGATTCTATCCTTATTTCAGCTAAAACAGGTCAAGGCATTCCTGATGTTCTTGAAGCAATAATTCAAAGATTACCTGCGCCCTTAAGTCCCGGAGGAGCAACTTCCCCTCTCAAAGCTTTACTGATTGACAGTTGGTACAATAGCTATCTTGGAGTTATTGTGATAGCCAGAATTATAGACGGAAAGCTCTCCAAAGGTCAAACAATACGCATGATGGGAACAGGAGCAAAATATCAAATTGAACGCGTCGGGGTTCTTACTCCTAAAATGGTGGATGTAGAAACTCTTTATCCAGGAGAAATTGGTTTTATTACTGCTTCTATTAAAGAAGTTTCTGATACCCGTGTCGGTGATACAATAACTGATGATCGCCGACCAACAGCTTTAGCCCTTCCCGGCTTCAAACCTATACAACCAGTAGTATTTTGTGGCCTATTTCCTGTTGATTCTACTCATTTTGAAAATCTCCGTGCAGCTATAGGAAAATTACGTCTTAACGATGCTTCATTTACATTTGAAATGGAGCGGTCAGCAGCCCTTGGATTTGGATTTCGATGCGGCTTTCTTGGTCTTCTTCATCTGGAAATTATTCAAGAACGTCTTGAACGAGAGTTCAATCTAGATCTTATAGGAACTTCTCCTTCTGTCATCTATCATCTGACCATGCAAGATGGCAGTGAAATAGCGCTAGGAAATCCTGCTGACATGCCAGATATTGTTAAAATTGCTGAATTCAAAGAACCATGGATTAAAGTAACGATCATAACTCCAGACGAATATCTAGGCTCTATCCTTAAACTTTGCCAAGATCGACGTGGTATCCAAATTGAAATAAGCTACATTGGCAACCGAATTATCATATCATACGAATTACCTCTTAATGAAGTTGTATTTGATTTTTATGATCGACTGAAATCTCTTTCTAAAGGATACGCATCTTTTGATTACAGTTTGATAGATTATCGTGAAAGTGATTTGGTTAAATTATCTATCTTGGTAAACGACGAAGTAATCGAAGCTCTATCTTTACTTGTACACCGTTCAGTTGCTGAAAAGCGTGGAAGAAATATTTGTGAAAAACTAAAGGAACTTATTCCACAACAAATGTTTCAAATTGCAATCCAAGCAGCTATTGGCGGGCGTATTATTGCTCGTGAAACAGTAAAAGCACGCCGTAAAGATGTAACTGCAAAATGCTATGGTGGTGATGCTACACGCAAACGTAAACTCCTTGAAAAGCAAAAAGAAGGGAAAAAACGTATGCGCCGCTTTGGTAAAGTAGAAATACCTCAACAAGCTTTTACTGCTGTATTAAAAAGAACTGATGAATAA
- a CDS encoding DnaA ATPase domain-containing protein: MKNERIASLKEDIYQRRDYKQLPLAFPPCINDISREEILISKSLEAAVHLIDTWPVWPSSVVILVGPRGSGKSYIANVWCKISKAHKIHATKGSNSAFIVTQGPALLEDADHVNFDETELFHIINSVYQKSSSLLITSRTFPSSWTVHLPDLYSRLQAATVVKIGLPDEDFLIRVIVKMFADRQLFVEERVIAYIVQRMERSLASAENLVDSLDKMALARGVAITRSLAAEVLMKLENVNCD; encoded by the coding sequence ATGAAAAATGAGAGGATAGCATCTCTTAAAGAAGATATATATCAAAGAAGAGATTACAAACAATTACCTTTAGCTTTTCCTCCGTGTATTAATGATATTAGTCGTGAAGAGATTTTGATCTCAAAATCTCTTGAGGCAGCTGTGCATCTTATTGATACTTGGCCGGTTTGGCCTTCATCTGTAGTGATTTTGGTTGGTCCACGTGGATCTGGCAAGTCTTATATTGCCAATGTTTGGTGTAAAATCAGTAAAGCTCATAAAATTCATGCTACAAAGGGATCAAATTCTGCATTTATTGTTACACAAGGACCAGCGCTTTTGGAAGATGCTGATCATGTTAATTTTGATGAAACAGAATTATTCCATATTATTAATAGTGTTTATCAAAAGTCTTCAAGTTTATTGATAACTTCCAGGACATTTCCATCATCATGGACAGTGCATTTGCCTGATTTATATTCTCGATTACAAGCAGCAACAGTTGTGAAGATAGGCTTACCTGATGAGGATTTTTTGATACGAGTGATCGTTAAGATGTTTGCAGATCGTCAGCTCTTTGTTGAAGAGAGAGTAATTGCATATATTGTACAACGAATGGAGCGTTCATTAGCTTCTGCTGAAAACTTAGTAGATAGTTTGGATAAGATGGCATTGGCACGTGGTGTTGCTATAACACGTTCTTTAGCAGCTGAAGTACTCATGAAATTAGAAAATGTTAATTGTGATTAA
- the purM gene encoding phosphoribosylformylglycinamidine cyclo-ligase — MSDLTKNNLTYQNSGVNISASNLMLEKIKPFIKSTQRSGANGEIGGFGALFDIKATGFSDPVLVASSDGIGTKLKIATAMNMNSTVGIDLVAMCVNDIITHGAEPLFFLDYFATGKLDPDQGASIIKGITIGCFQAGCALIGGETAEMPGLYNNNDYDLAGFAVGAVERNQILPSHDIHENDVILGLASSGLHSNGFSLVRNIINLSQVSLKDPSPFSPHQSLGEALLTPTRIYVKSLLAAIKKTNKIKALAHITGGGFTENIPRILPSHLTAEINLNSIKPQKIFSWLKKKGNILNSEMLRTFNCGIGMAVIVGQDNATRITKILESEGESVVHLGQVIPRKTEMPEILYINELSV; from the coding sequence GTGAGTGATCTAACCAAAAACAATCTGACATATCAGAATTCTGGAGTTAATATAAGTGCAAGCAATCTTATGTTAGAAAAGATAAAGCCGTTTATAAAATCTACCCAACGTTCAGGAGCCAATGGAGAAATTGGTGGATTTGGGGCATTATTTGACATAAAAGCTACTGGGTTTTCAGACCCTGTTCTTGTTGCCTCTAGTGATGGAATCGGAACAAAACTAAAAATTGCAACAGCAATGAATATGAACAGTACTGTTGGCATAGATCTCGTGGCTATGTGCGTAAATGATATCATAACTCATGGAGCTGAACCTCTATTTTTCCTTGATTATTTTGCAACTGGTAAACTTGATCCTGATCAAGGAGCTTCTATTATTAAAGGAATTACCATAGGTTGTTTTCAAGCAGGATGCGCTCTTATTGGTGGAGAAACTGCTGAAATGCCAGGCCTATATAATAATAATGATTACGATCTTGCAGGATTTGCTGTTGGAGCTGTAGAACGTAATCAAATTTTACCTTCTCATGATATTCATGAAAATGACGTCATTCTTGGACTTGCTTCTTCAGGGCTGCATTCAAATGGATTTTCATTGGTTCGTAATATTATTAACCTTTCCCAAGTGTCTTTGAAAGACCCATCACCTTTCTCTCCTCATCAAAGTCTAGGAGAAGCATTATTAACACCAACCCGAATTTATGTAAAATCTCTTCTTGCAGCGATAAAAAAAACCAACAAAATAAAAGCACTAGCACATATAACCGGTGGAGGTTTTACAGAAAATATTCCGCGTATTCTTCCTTCTCATTTAACAGCTGAAATAAATCTCAACTCTATAAAACCACAAAAGATTTTTTCTTGGTTAAAGAAAAAAGGGAATATTCTCAATTCTGAAATGTTACGCACTTTTAACTGTGGTATTGGAATGGCTGTTATTGTTGGACAAGATAATGCAACACGAATAACAAAAATTCTTGAAAGTGAAGGAGAAAGCGTAGTTCATCTTGGACAAGTTATACCCCGTAAGACTGAAATGCCTGAAATTCTCTATATAAATGAGTTATCAGTATGA
- a CDS encoding putative bifunctional diguanylate cyclase/phosphodiesterase has product MAILIQPIFLWILYTQSSGAALFLGIESFIILILVLYTAIQSSENFIALVNSRNELAQQRNDFIRLSENHFRMANIDILTGLPNRRCFFEDLKMLSEKNSGKDLDFSIGIVDLDNFKSINNLYGHIAGDHVLCCAAKRLEETVGKCSAIYRLGGDEFGIIISRKMNQEALLEIATRVINTIKVPFSFGSIPLVLGCSIGYASYPKVTNNIDLLYKYADYALYYSKHHGRSRAIVFNSDHEKKIKEQGFVQKVLCQANLEKEFYIVYQPIIEKQSNKVVAFECLMRLRSPVIDEVSPEIFIVLAEQSGLITSITPVLLRKALQDVIKWSSNIRINFNLSAYDICTPGQIDKILSVFPETGIDPSRIDFELTETAITYNLELACQNLKRLRDVGANIVLDDFGTGYSSLSHLHGLPLKKIKISRIFVQDIEGDGNSYKIVKFLSLLCKDMGLDCIAEGVENINQVQILSEIGYNLFQGHYFAKPMLGSGVLSYLDKRTFII; this is encoded by the coding sequence TTGGCTATTTTAATACAGCCTATATTTTTATGGATTCTATATACTCAGAGTTCAGGAGCTGCTTTATTTTTAGGAATTGAAAGTTTTATAATTTTAATTTTAGTCCTTTATACAGCAATACAATCTTCTGAAAATTTCATAGCACTTGTTAATTCTAGGAATGAACTCGCTCAACAACGTAATGACTTTATACGTTTGAGTGAGAATCATTTTCGGATGGCTAATATAGATATTTTAACCGGTTTACCTAATCGGCGTTGTTTTTTTGAAGATCTTAAAATGCTTTCTGAGAAAAATTCAGGAAAGGACTTGGATTTTTCTATAGGTATAGTTGATCTTGATAATTTTAAATCTATTAACAACCTTTATGGCCATATTGCAGGTGATCATGTTTTGTGTTGTGCAGCTAAACGTCTTGAAGAGACTGTAGGAAAATGTTCAGCTATTTATAGGCTGGGGGGTGATGAATTCGGAATTATTATTTCCAGAAAAATGAATCAAGAAGCTCTTTTAGAGATAGCTACAAGAGTTATTAATACTATTAAAGTTCCATTTTCATTTGGTTCTATTCCTTTGGTATTGGGATGTTCTATTGGTTATGCGTCTTATCCAAAAGTAACGAATAATATTGATTTGCTTTATAAATATGCTGATTACGCACTTTATTATTCCAAGCACCATGGTCGTAGTCGAGCTATTGTTTTCAATAGTGATCATGAGAAAAAAATTAAGGAACAAGGATTTGTGCAGAAGGTTTTGTGTCAAGCTAATTTAGAGAAAGAGTTTTATATTGTTTACCAGCCAATTATAGAAAAACAATCCAATAAGGTCGTGGCTTTTGAATGTTTAATGCGTTTGCGAAGTCCTGTTATTGACGAAGTTTCTCCTGAAATTTTTATCGTTTTGGCTGAGCAGTCAGGGTTGATTACTTCTATTACACCAGTACTTTTACGTAAGGCATTGCAAGATGTTATTAAATGGAGCTCTAATATTCGGATAAATTTTAATTTATCTGCTTATGATATCTGTACTCCGGGACAAATAGATAAGATTCTCTCTGTTTTTCCTGAAACAGGAATTGATCCTTCTCGGATTGATTTTGAGCTTACTGAAACAGCAATCACCTATAATCTTGAATTAGCATGCCAGAACTTAAAACGATTGCGTGATGTAGGGGCTAATATTGTTCTTGATGATTTTGGTACAGGGTATTCAAGTCTATCTCATTTACATGGTCTTCCACTTAAAAAGATCAAGATTAGTCGTATCTTTGTTCAAGATATAGAAGGTGATGGCAATAGCTATAAAATAGTAAAATTCCTTAGCTTGTTATGTAAGGATATGGGATTGGATTGCATTGCTGAAGGTGTGGAAAATATTAATCAAGTACAAATTCTATCAGAAATAGGGTATAACTTATTTCAGGGGCATTATTTTGCGAAGCCTATGTTGGGTAGTGGGGTTTTATCTTATCTTGATAAAAGAACTTTTATTATTTGA
- a CDS encoding methyltransferase domain-containing protein, whose protein sequence is MKILFDTNLITANRLRAFKKRSAYADFLLKIVASELGSRLTMINRNFNDAVELHGTTGVVSRACLATGKILRMKRVETSQEFSFADEEIVEAPLDELPLAPKSMDLILSPLNLHIINNVPKILVEIHRSLKPGGLFLAAIPGVGTLTELRQALLKAETEINSGTSPRVIPFADVKSIGDLMQQAGFSMPVVDQEIYPVYYNSLFQLINDLRMMGMSNPLVARSRKPVRKSFFLRAAELYEKQKINLDERIVATFSIIYASGWSS, encoded by the coding sequence ATGAAAATTCTCTTTGACACGAATCTCATAACTGCAAATCGTCTTCGTGCTTTCAAAAAAAGGAGTGCTTATGCAGACTTCTTGCTAAAAATTGTTGCCTCTGAATTAGGGTCTCGTCTTACAATGATTAATCGCAATTTTAATGATGCTGTGGAATTACATGGTACAACTGGTGTTGTTAGTCGTGCTTGTTTAGCAACAGGAAAAATTCTCCGTATGAAACGTGTAGAAACAAGCCAAGAATTTTCTTTCGCTGACGAAGAAATCGTTGAAGCACCCTTGGATGAACTTCCTTTAGCACCTAAATCAATGGATCTGATATTATCACCATTAAATCTGCATATCATTAATAATGTACCAAAGATTCTCGTTGAAATTCATCGCTCTTTAAAACCCGGAGGGTTATTTTTAGCTGCGATCCCAGGAGTTGGAACACTTACTGAGTTACGTCAAGCTCTTTTAAAAGCAGAAACAGAAATTAACAGCGGTACTAGCCCACGGGTTATTCCATTTGCAGACGTAAAAAGTATTGGAGATCTCATGCAACAAGCTGGATTTAGTATGCCTGTTGTCGATCAAGAAATTTATCCCGTATATTATAATTCTCTCTTTCAATTAATCAACGATCTGCGAATGATGGGAATGAGCAATCCTCTTGTTGCACGCAGCCGAAAACCTGTTAGAAAATCTTTCTTTTTACGCGCTGCTGAACTTTATGAAAAACAAAAAATCAACTTAGACGAGCGCATAGTCGCTACTTTTTCTATTATTTATGCAAGTGGTTGGTCATCTTAA